The genomic segment GCACCCTGAGGACTGGTCAACGGGAAACACAGCAGATCAGTGTTTTGCTTCTTCACTGATGCAACTGCTCACAGCTCTTGCGCTCTATTTGCCAGTTAGAATTTTCCTGAATGACCTAAAATGTTATCATTCTGTTTGttcgtgtgtgatgtcacatcactttgtggttaaaatgttaaataggCCATTAGGCTAGCTAATAGTATCGATGAGCCTCATGTGAAGGCATTTTGGCTGTGTTGATTACACTCACCCACTGAGTTCAGTTGTTTATGGAACATGGGTTTCACGATTGTTTACATGCTAGATGCGTGGGCTTGATGCTTtatgtcaggggtccccaaactacggccccgtacatttggcccggccctctaaccctcctgttgtcctcgggtcaaaatgacccgtcactctgttaaaaacgcccccaaaaaactgcaaacagcggtgtctacaagcctactggaacctacaaaaggattataaggaaggaacacaagaactttaagagactgctcatgtgtcagagagattctgctctgacaactgagctgaacttttatcggttaagaaagttaatgtttgtcaagtcccgtgtttgccagcagggggcaggcttcttgcttgctttctgcacacctgccaccgatttgtgattgattacacgggctttatttgggcgctctggcagttgactcactgccggagtattccacgccgtgccaaaattctctcgcccaattcctattcgtattattcattgcctcttagccttgtggctattattgcgcgtcgttattcctctttcgagtgaaatttatagtattgtctaatcagaccctccttgctattttttccgcaagcgttttcggttgttctctttattttatccctggtccttattttgaccagcactttttgttattctcccggtcgggtaattttgtgtttgtattaaagactccttttgttctctgacaaacctctttctgtgtctgctatttcggggatcgactttcagttatttggttatacacgaagcgattactctgtctcttcaggtacaacgtgacaatgttccatggctttttttctatgaagaacccagagagagttatttagttattatgtatttcctgtttttgtgttagtgttattatttgtttcctgacttttttctgtaaagaacctggaaagggttatttggttatgtgtggcttttctggaaaacaataaaaaaattttagctcccctacgatcgtcacacttttttataaactggcaccggccccccatcagagaagggaaaagttatgtggccctcacaggaaaaagtttggggacccctgctttatgtaatcagtgtgtctattttgagattcacattcagagtacttaagatgccgccattttgtggcatttacaATATAAACGGTTACACACCCTTTTGTAAGGAGAGTGTGACAGTAATTTGCAAATATTCGCAATTTGTGGCAGGGCTTGCCCGCAACCTCATGCAGGAAGTTACTTCATGttctattttgttattcatttcaattgtcacTTTAGCCATTGTGTACTGAGCAACCACAACAGCGAAGCCACTACTACTTATTTATATCACAGttgcatttctgattttataggactcactacaacccccccccccccccccccaaacaaacagaaaaagtatTGCATTACCTGTCACAGCAGCAGAAAAAGGAGCACGGCGATGTCTCCAGGCCCCTGAACTTGCCGGAGTTTGGCGCATCGGTGCACTCAGCTATGAAAGCATGCAGGTCTGTGATGTGAATGGGCTCCTGGGTCTGATGCTGTACGACAACATataaaagtttgacatttacaTTCGGTTTCCAGAGCCGGATGCCACTCAATTCTCCGTGATCGATGCCCAAACCTAAATCATCTGAAAGTAGTTAAAACAGAATAGagcaggggtttcaaactcatttcacattgtgggccacatacggtctCTGTAGATGTCAACTGGGCCGGACCAATAAAATTGTACCATACTCCgcgataaataaccaaaataatgtcttttctttgttttggtcaaagaagcacaagaacattagggaaatgtaataaacgtatcttttacaaaacatttcatgaagcaccttagatttccttaaacaaatgtgcaatttacttttatcattcacatatatgatccaactgattgtacaaaggcacaaaacgtaattggtattgaaaaatatcataatgcattttcagattaaactgggttcataaagaatttttgtttttaaacaatttacacatgcgcatataaaatctaaatagaatccctgcctacaccttacaaactgaggagagtgctattaaatgtgtaaagaataaagtattcacacgtccttgatagcgtctgctgtgttgggtctgtctcagtgacagactgagactgctattgtcttcttctctgatcaaaacaatgttgacttGTACTCTGATCAAACAGTGTATCCGCCAGCGGATACTCCACGAATTGcaccttgtaaaaaaatattcattcattttatggatttttccacttttaaatgatcctgcgggcctgatcgaactgccttgggggccggttccggcccgtgtACCGTATGTTTGACAACCCTGGAATAGAGGCTAGAAAACCtacattttggatcgaagatctacttttcgatcaactaacctcacgggatctacccttaccggcgtgcgcacgcgcgcacacacacacgcgcgaatttaagatttacctgctttattttattttttaaatatattttttttgtgaaaatgagactgataagatgattagtgtgcagtgtatattaacacaaaaatatattactaacatgtacaaagacaaacaaatggttgtttgttttttttcttctcgacactcctcggatctacttgggacccgtcttagatctaccggtagataaggatctacctaatgggcacacctgctttaagacaaaaaaaggtcgGGTTTGCTGGCCTACCTTGATGGCCTCGTAGGCTCCGGTGATGAGCGCGATGAAGAGCGACAGCACCATGTAGATGAAGAGCGAGATGAAGGTGTACAGGTACACTTGGCTGAAGAGCCACACCAGAGTGCTGCTCTCCTGCATTCCTGAGAAGGTCACGAACATGTCGTCGCCATTGATGAGGGAGAAGAGGCATTCCGACACCATGGATAGGGAGCGGAACTGTAGCACAAGGATACAGTCTAATAAAACACTTCTTAACATGATCTGAAAACAGTAAATCTCTTCACACCTGAGGttggcaaacattttacaccaagtgccacacttaagaaaaatacttagctctccaagtggcaccaaaatgaccaacattaaaaatagtTGCGTAGTAGGCCCAAGTACTCCGAGCGGGCGCTGGTGCACTCAGACCGTTCGGCGACTCAGAGCGtagcttcattttgttgttgggttacagtagactagagcaggctaaaatgcgagtcaatgtggcggccatgttggctggGCCGACTGTCTCATCAAAGCAGAAACAATAGCTTAGCAGTGCTGTAAGCATGCAGCTCAACAGGCGCATGTTCTCTCTACTaatagcttttttctttttaaatcaggcactagtagtccttttgaaaatatttttgttgcagctcagttttttttttcacaacccttATCAATGTCATCGATTCATAAAAGAAATGCATTCATAAAAGAGTGGAATTGCACGTATTTTTGCTGTGGAATTGCCCGTATCAAGGCGCAGGAAGCATTATCCGCCCCCTCAGCAAGTTtgaatgaactttaaaaaatcagtttcaaacttttttttttcttctttaaaaaaaaaaaaaaaaactttacataaGTAAAGTTGTCGTGTACTGGGGATTTTTAGGCTCCAAAAGAAGTCCAAAACAATGCTTGTTCTCTACTGGGTGTttcaaagctacaaaaaaagcacttcGATGTAGTCCATTAAATTGAGGCTCGACAGTACTTAAAAGTAAGGTTGACTTATCGATGCGGTACCTTCACATGGTACGGTCCCAGCACAATCCAGCCGCAGAAGCAGTAGCCCAAATATATGACGGCCACACAGCAGCAGAAGCGGATCACGTTGGGGAAGGCTGCTCGAAGAGTTACGATCAGGATCTAAACGATGATATCATGGAGAGGAATACCACATTTTCTTAACTCGgtgcaaatcaaacaacaaagttgaattactaacatgtgcctcaaaatgaccttactagtgaactagtgggcgttttgcggcttacatgtcaatgagtaagcctcaaaatgatcttacgagtgaactagtgggcgtttatcggcttacatgtcaactagtaagcgtcaaaatgaccttactagtaaactagtgagcgttttgtggcttacatgttcactagtaagcgtcaaaatgatcttactagtgaactattgggcgttttgtggcttacatgttcactagtaagcctcaaaatgatcttactagtgaactagtaggcgatgtgtggcttacaggtcaactagtaagcctcaaaatgaacttactagtgaactagtgggcacatttatggccttacatgttcactagtaagcgtcaaaattatcttactagtgaactagtgggcgttttgtggcttacatgttcactagtaagcgtcaaaatgaccttactagtgaactagtgggcgttttgtggcttacatgttcactagttagcgtcaaaatgatcttactagtgaacgagtgagcgttttgtggctgacatgttcataaataagcgtcaaaatgatcttactagggaactagtgggcgttttgtggcttacatgttcactagtaagcgtcaaaattaccttactagtgaaccagtgagcgttttgtggcttacatgttcactagtaagcgtcaaaatgaccttactagtgaactagtgagcgttttgtggcttacatgttcactagtaagcgtcaaaatgatcttactagtgaactagtgggcgttctgtggcttacatgttcactagaagcctcaaaattatcttactagtgaactagcgggcgttttgtggcttacatgtcaactagtaagcctcaaaatgatcttactagtgaactagtgggcacatttatggccttacatgttcactagtaagcgtcaaaatgaccttactagtgaactagtgggcaatatggaataaatactcaaagggcttgccaggcaagcccattgagtatttaaagggttcaaagggcttgcctggcaagccctttgagtatttattcatccgtgatggtattgtagaccaatgagagcacgtccgacagacacgtggacttcgggcggccaatcatgatgcatttcgagccaagccccaacaaaaacggaggagaaaactttcagacgctttgaaagcttttggggtacatattactcttgttgttacacaaaattttgttttacgattattttaggcggtaacgttatggtgtaaatgtcaaatacgtggtcaatttatcaagatgaagcctgcttaaaaatttgctccaacaattttggagatgtgtctgactttgacagcaatggcggcagttcaacgctgacagtcgcagtcgggtgcagatttatttcggcaggactttctaaaatctgccgtttgctctgacagttctctgtctgacagtcacattttgtcttattactcacaagctaattgacatttaaaaaaagagttaatgtttggaacacgattttgctcttactgtttgctgccttagttcgtttgaaatattcgcttcctgcattacatgaagtacattttttaatattcacaagactgtagctgtgcattataaataatgtcacatttgcactatgttttactggatctacaactaaactaggtcctcgtttctgggagagtccacagcacctcctgtatcacaaccattctgccggcacaccttcagcagcacgatgtttctaatgggagctggagggtgatcagcttcattgaagaacaggaggaggagaggcacaacgtttgtcatttgtgatatgtttttagacttttctcctaactaaaaaaactatgttttgttaatttcttgatatagttcttgtatttaaatattttaacaatcaaatatttttcaactgtgttttagatatgaattgtatgaaataaatcagtgaagccccattcaaattctactctatctaatctgctcgatcacactgctgtcaacctgctgtacctccaaactccttggcttactcgcagttggagggttccccccgaacggggggacaaatcaaggaaccaatccctgcaccccgaacggggtgcccttacggccgtttttttttttttcggctaaccgccccctgaacctggcagggtggcgggcggaccttttgctccaggcgggggacatagagacaaatccggggcccacacagacactctcacgcacgcaacaaacacacacacaacaaactacctggacatgcgacatttgcacacaacagattacaagaagacagacatccttcagatgcaaccaccacacaccacactgggtacacaaacattgcacaaacataaacactagacaatacaacataacatggaaatgcagactacatcccaaaacaccaccacgaacaacaacacctcgtaggacaccaacaggcagcagagcacaaacagaccaaaacaacacactcgcctcaccaacactaccctcaaacgcaacacggacagacaactccaacagagatacaacaaacacaagaccacccccccaaacctggacctgcaatagctgcaatagaatcatcacacgcagacaaacctcactcagatgcaactcaacacacacacactggatacacagacattgctcccgcatcaccacccgccaatacacaaacacgtggacatgcagaacacacacgcaaacaacaaacaccccaacaccacaacccccgaacaacccacaaagaacaacacccaccaacaaaaacaacaaacacacactgaccatactacaaataaacatcaacggcatccaaaacaagaaaacagaactagaagaactcgcctcacaacagcacgcagacatcatcaccatacaagaaaccaaactagaaaaacaacacaacacacctcgtctcaccaactacaccagcattaggaaagacagagaacacaagggaggaggaggactgctcacatacattcacaaatcagtcacattcactcccatgaacatccccaacaacattaacaccaacactacagaaattcaaaccgtaaagattcacataaccaaccacaaaagactacacatatgcaacatgtatataccccccagagataccacccgaccagaccacgccacagaagacacagacatcaccaacaccttccaatacataaactcgctgaacaacaccattctaaccgcagacatcaacgctcactcaacacaatggcactctccctacgacgaccacagaggcaccctcattgcagacatactacagaactcccaacaaatcactctaaacgcaaacacacctaccagaaaacctacaaacatcaaccaacaaccaacatcaccggacatcacaacagccagcaacagcatcacaaacagaacaacatggaccacaatacacgcactcagttcagaccaccttcctatcaaaatcacacacaacacgcgtgctcctttccgcctacaacaacaccttcaaacttacacaaattacaggaaagcagactgggaaggatacacctctgaaatagaatcagcactggagaacataaccatacctgacaacatccacacagccaacaccatgctcacaaacctcatacttacagcagacaaacaccacataccccacggaaaaataaaaagcaaatcacttctcctaccacaacacatcagaacactcatcagccaaagaaacgacatcagacaacaaaaccaccaagacccacgcatcacagacctaaacaaagaaatagacaaacaaatccaaaaacacaaacaagagctatggaaagaacacttaacggatgcatggaaccacagacacaaacaatacatactctggaacacagtaacaagactatctaacaaagaacaaaaagcaccagaaaacaccacaatacagttcggacaacacacggcaatatccaacaaacagaaagcacgagctttcaacaaacaattcaccaacataatacaacacaaaaccaacagaacatacagacaactacaatgcaaaatacgaaaactcaacaccacgcccataaccatcacagaacaacaagtcatacAAGCACTACaatgctccaaaagcaacaactccacaggcccagacaacataaacatcagacatctgaaacacctaggccccaaagcaataacactactcacacacacttacaacacatcactcaacaccaacaccatccccgcaatatggaagactgcaaaaataatcccaataccaaaacccaacaaaaaccacgcactcggcccatcttacagaccaatagcactactcagcccaatagccaaaacaatggaaaaggtaatactacccttcattaccaacaacactcaactaccctctcaccaacacggcatccgaaaacaacactccacaaccacagcactacaccacatacacaacatcatagccacaggtttcaatcaacaaaaaccaccacaacgaacagttgccatagccctagacatgtccaaagcctttgacacggtaaacctacacacactcacaaacaaactcaacaacactaacaccccaaacatcatcatcaaatacatcttcaactacataaggggacgcagacaatacactcaataccggggggaaacatcagaacacagaaacacgaaaacgggggtaccacaggggggagtactttcaccaacactattcaacatatacatggcagacttaccacaaccacctccaaatgtacacacagttacatatgcagacgacatcaccattctatccacacatgtcaaaccacaacaggcacaacaacaagtacaaaaatatctccacgacatatacaactggacaaaacagaaccaactcacactcaacgcagacaaaaccaccaccactctgggcgttttgtggcttacatgttcactagtaagcctcaaaatgatcttactagtgaactagtaggcgatgtgtggcttacatgtcaactagtaagcctcaaaatgaacttactagtgaactagtgggcacatttatggccttacatgttcactagtaagcgtcaaaatgatcttactagtgaactagtgggcgttttgtgacttacatgttcactagtaagcgtcaaaatgaccttactagtgaactagtgggcgttttgtggcttacatgttcactagtaagcgtcaaaatgatcttactagtgaacgagtgagcgttttgtggctgacatgttcataaataagcgtcaaaatgatcttactagtgaactattgggcgttttgtggcttacatgtcaacaagtaagcctcaaaaggatcttactaatgaagtagtgggcgttttttggcttacatgttcacgagtaagcgtcaaaatgatcttactagtgaactagtggggattttgtggcttacatgtcaactagtaagcctcaaaatgatcttactagtgaagtagtgggcacatttatggccttacatgttcactagtaagcctcaaaatgatcttactagtgaactagtgggcgttttgtggattacatgttcacgagtaagtgtcaaaatgatcttactaatgaactagtgggcgttttgtggcttacatgttcactagtaagcgtcaaaatgaccttactagtgaattgttgagcgttttgtggcttacatgtcaactagtaagcctcaaaatgatcttacgagtgaactagtgggcgttttgcggcttacatgtcaacaagtaagcctcaaaatgatcttactaatgaactagtgggggttttgtgacttacatgttcactactaagtgtcaaaatgacattactagtgaattagtgggcacatttatggccttacatgttcactagtaagcgtcaaaatgatcttactaatgaactagtgggggttttgtggcttacatgttcactactaagtgtcaaaatgacattactagtgaattagtgagcgttttgtggcttacatctcaactagtaagcctcaaaatgatcttactagtgaactagtgggcgttttgcggcttgcatgtcaactagtaagcctcaaaatgatcttacgagttaactagtgggcgttttgcggcttacatgtcaacaaataagcctcaaaatgatcttactcgtgaactagtgggcgttttgtggcttacatgttaactagtaagcgtcaaactgaccttactagtgaactagtgagcgttttgtggcttacatgttcactagtaagcctcaaaatgatcttaggagtgagctaaggggcgttttgtggcttacatgtcaactagtaagcctcaaaatgatcttactagtgaactagtgggcgttttgtggattacatgttcactagtaagtgtcaaaatgaccttcctagttaactagtgtgtgttttgtggcttacatgttcactagtaggcgtcaaaatgatcttactagtgaactagtgagcgttttgtggctgacatgtcaactagtaagcctcaaaatgatcttactagtgaactagtgggcacatttatggccttacatattcactagtaagcgtcaaaatgatcttactagtgaactagtgggcgttttgtggcttacatcttcactagtatgcctccaaatgaacttactagtgaactagtgggcgttttgcggcttacatgtcaactagcaagcctcaaaatgatcttactagtgaactagtgggcacatttatggccttacatgttcactagta from the Hippocampus zosterae strain Florida chromosome 5, ASM2543408v3, whole genome shotgun sequence genome contains:
- the LOC127600713 gene encoding mucolipin-3-like translates to MVSECLFSLINGDDMFVTFSGMQESSTLVWLFSQVYLYTFISLFIYMVLSLFIALITGAYEAIKHQTQEPIHITDLHAFIAECTDAPNSGKFRGLETSPCSFFCCCDRMTTYEDVLLVN